The stretch of DNA TCAACCATTGGAGCATAAGAGACATAGGATGGTTCAATGATGATTACTTCATCACCTGGGTCGAGAATGGCTCTCATCGCGATATCAATTGCTTGACTTGCACCGACAGTCACAATGATTTCTGAACTAGGTGAATAAGCTACATCAAATTGATTTTTCATATAATGGGCAATTTCTTCACGCAGCTCTAAAAAACCAGCATTAGCCGAGTAAGATGTATACCCTTGTTCCATTGATAATATCGCAGCTTCCCTTACCGACCAAGGTGTAACAAAATCCGGTTCACCTACACCAAGAGAGATGACCCCTTCCATTCCAGCTGCTAAATCAAAGAATTTTCGTATTCCTGAAGGTTTTAATTCCTGTGCTATTTTTGATAAATAATTTTTATTCATTGTTTTCATTACGGAGACACCACAATTCGTTTGTCGTCATCCATTGCTTCAAAAATAGTGCCGTCATGTTTATATTTTTTTAATATAAAATGTGTTGTTGTGGAGATAACAGATTCAAGGGTTGATAGCTTTTGAGAAACAAATTGAGCTACCTCATTCATTGATTTCCCTTTTATGCATACAGATAAATCATATGTACCTGACATTAAATATACAGAATCCACTTCTGGAAAACGATAAATTCTCTCTGCAATTTCATCAAATCCAACCCCACGCTTAGGCGTTACCTTTACATCAATCATGGCAGTTAAGCCAGCATGACCTTCCACTTTCGCCCAATCGACCACTGACATATATTTAACGATGACTTTTTGGTCTTCTAATCTTTTAATAGCTTCATTTGTTTCTTCAGTACTCATATTGACCATTTTCGCAAGGTCTTCACTATTAATGCGAGCATCTTTTTCCAAAATCTCAACAATCTCTAGTTCCTTCTCTGTTAGCTTCATGGAAAAACCTCCAAATGTCTTAAAAATATTTTTATTATATCAAAATAATTAAGTATACGAAAGAACTTCTCGAAGCAAATTTATACTATAAGACGAATTGACAATTTATTATAACCATGATAAATTTATCTTGAATTAAAGATATTTTAATTAAAGAGATGCATTTAAGAAATATAAGCTTTGTCATTAGGAAAATTATCATAAATAATTCTTAACGGAGGAAATTTCCATGAACCATTTAAAAGGAATCCATCACGTAACAGCTATTACAAGCAGTGCAGAAAAGAACTACGAATTTTTCACTCATGTATTGGGTATGCGTTTAGTAAAGAAGACTGTTAACCAAGATGATATTCAAACCTACCATTTATTTTTTGCAGATGATACCGGCAGTGCTGGTACAGATATGACCTTCTTCGACTTCCCTGGCATACCAAAAGGAGTGCACGGAACGAATGAAATATCGAAAACATCTTTCCGAGTTCCAAATGATGCAGCATTGGACTATTGGGTTAAGCGTTTTGATCGATTAGAAGTCAAACATACAGGAATTAAAGTACAATTTGGTAAAAAGACTCTATCCTTCGTTGATTTTGATGATCAGCACTATCAATTAATTTCAGATGAAAATAATAAAGGAGTCACGTCAGGCACTCCATGGCAAAAAGGCCCAATCCCTCTCGAATTTGCTATTACTGGATTAGGTCCGATCTTTGTTCGGATCGCTAATTTTGACTATTTTAAAGAAATGTTGGAAAAGGTTCTTTTATTTAAAGAAATTGCTCAGGAAGAATCATTTCATTTATTTGAAGTAGGAGAAGGAGGTAATGGTGCACAGATTATTGTTGAGCACAATGCGATACTTCCAACTGGAAGCCAGGGGTTTGGGACTGTTCACCATGCAGCATTCCGTGTAGAAGACCGTTCTGTTTTAGAGGAATGGATCAACCGACTTGAAAACTTTGGATTCAATACATCTGGATATGTAAACCGCCACTTTTTTGAGTCCTTATATGCAAGGGTTGCTCCACATATATTATTTGAGTTTGCTACAGATGGTCCTGGCTTTATGGGCGATGAGCCTTATGAAACACTTGGAGAAAAGCTATCACTTCCTCCTTTCCTAGAACCTAAGCGTGAACAAATCGAAAAGCTTGTTCGCCCGATTGATACAGTGAGAAGCACGATTCATTTTGAAAAAGAATAAACAAAAAAGTGCCTGGACTCCCCTATTTCTTCTGGGGAGTCAGGCATTTTTAATTTACTATTCTGTAGATCTTTTTGTATTGAAAAACTGAAAATAACTTTTAGTTTACATAATAATATTATCGTATATCATAAATCTGTTTTACCTTACCTCAAACAGTTGAATATTTCTTTTTTATTTAGCAAACTTTTCTTTCCAAATTAAATCGATTTATTCCCTAGTTTACATAATAATATTATTAGATATTATCATTCTATTTTAGCTTTCTCCAAACAGTTGAATATTTCTTTAATATTTAGCATCTTCCTCTTTTTCAATTAAATCGAATGTTAATTTCAATTATGGTAAAGTCCCTTTTTCAAAAAATTGATTTCTTTAATATAGTTTTCTATCGCTTCTTCATAGGATATATCCCTTGAATATTTAGCAACAATATTACGAAAAGTAACTGCAGTGATGATTTGCAAGACATGAATTAATTCACTATTATCCGAAATATTCAATTTTGACTTATCAATTTCAGTGCAAAATTCCTTGAAAGCCTCATTCATTTCTTCTTCTGTGAAGCTTCTCGCAAAAGTAGTTTCAATTTTATATGTCATGTTTAAAAACGTGTTTTTTAAGAAATGGATGTTTTCGTCTTCCCTTATGATTAACTGAAAAAATTCAATCATTGTTTCAAATAAATCGCCATTATTTTTTTTAAGCATAAATAGAAAAGAAGTCTTATTTTCCTTCACAACCGCATTTAATAAAAAGAAAAAGGCATCCTCTTTATTTTCAAAGTATTGATAGAAGCTCCCTCTTGGAATATTGGCCGACTTGATGATATTCGTAATCGAAGCTTCATACAACGGTACTCTGGAAAACTCTTTCATCACTGCATGAATTAACGTTTCCTTCTTATCCTCTGGTAAATTATAAAATGTAATTTTCGGCAAAATACTCACTCCTTTTACTAAATCTCACTTGTTCTCCGAATAAAGATCTGGTATTAAAAAGTCAATTGGGAGATGATATCTTTCATTATTGAGCATTAATTCATGTATGTTTTCCTCATCACTACTCGTTTCTTTAATTTTCAACATTTCTTTTTGAATGCTTTCCATTTTCGCATCTAATTGTGCAGCTGAATTAGCTGCTTCCTTCAGATCATCAATGATCCTTTGAGGTACTTTTGAATTATATTTATAGTAAATTTTATGTTCTAAGCTAGCCCAGAAATCCATTGCGATCGTTCGGATTTGAATTTCCACATAAACATGGTCTTCCCTGTCAGACATAAAAATTGGAATTTGCAAGATTAAATGAAGGCTTTGATACCCATTTGGTTTTGGGTTTTTAATATAATCTTTGCAATCAATTAATGTAATATCTTTTTGTTGCTGTAGCATATTACTTATTTCATAAATATCTGAGATAAAGGAACAAGTTATACGAATCCCCGCAATATCTCGTATATTCTCTCTAATGGAAGGCAAAGAAAATACATGGCCCTTCCTTTGAGACTTTTTTAATATACTTTCTGGAGATTTTAGACGCGACTTAACATGTTCGATAGGATTATAATCATGGATATATTGAAATTCTTGTTTTAATATATCTATTTTCGTATTCATTTCCTCTAATGCAAATTTATAAGACATCATAAATCGAATCAATTCTGTTTTTAAAGCTTTCATATTATCAAATTTGATAGGCGTTTGTTCTTTCATGTTTTTCTCCTCTAGGTAGATTTCAATGTCATTTTCTTATTTCCAAGAATTATATTTTAGATTCGGCATTCAATACTCATTATAGATTTTTGTGACATGTTGTCACTTTTTTCTATAGCATAATAATAAATGACACTGTGTCACTTGTCAAATATTTTGTGGTATTGTGTCGTTTTTTGTCGGAGAAATAGTGAATTGATTCGTTTGAAAATATGGGTACATTTACATATTATTAAGGAAGAGAACTTGTGCTTTATTTCAAATCAAAATTGAAAGGAAGTGGAAAATGATTTTCAAACCTATATCGGAATCTGTCGAATTAAAGCTACTTAGACTATTAAAAAGGCGAATGAATTTATCAACGAAGGAAAAACAAAATTATTTAAACCTTGAAAAAGGCTTCGAAGGTGAACAAAAGTTTGCTTTTTTCCTGGAGAATCTCTCTAGTGAATGGATTATTTTAAACGACTTGTTGCTAAAAAAATAATACTTTATTTCAAATTGATACACTACTAATCTCACAACATACCATATATCTTTTTGAGGTAAAAAATTATGAAGGTGATTTCTATATTGACGATAACATCTGGTACTCGACGAATGGAAATGAAATAAAAAATCCATTGCTTCAATTGTCCCGATGTGAATCATTACTTCGACGATCACTACAGGATTTTGGGATTAACATTTCAATAGAATCAAACATAATCTTCATCAACCCCGAGTTTACATTATTTCAAGCCCCCTTAAACTTACCTATCATTCTTCCAACACAGCTTAATCGATTTATGAAAAAATTAAATATGGTGACATCAAAACTAAATGAAAAACACATCAAATTGGCTGAACATTTAGTATCTGAGCATAAAAATGAATCTATTTACACAAAACTACCCGAATATGACTATCAACAACTTAACAAAGGCATAACTTGTACATCGTGCAATTCTTTTTTGTCTCCATTTAGTTACAAGGAATTGGTTTGTGATGAATGTGGTTGCAAAGATAACCTTGAATCTGCTGTTATGCGAAGTGTTGAGGAATTTAGCCTTCTTTTTCCAGAAAAAAAAATCACAACCAGTACTACCCATGAATGGTGTAAGGTGATTGATTCAAAGAAGGCAATCAGAAGGATTCTAATGAGGAATTTAATACTATTCAATCATAGAAGGTTTTCATATTTTGTTTTTCGAAACCAAGATAGTTAGAAAGAAAGTAAAAGTATCTGAGATGGATTCTCTTTTTCTGATATTGAGCATGATTAACTCTTCTTTATGACCGCTTTGATAGGGATTTCCTTTTTCCGGTCACATTGAGCTCTTCTTTGTGACCGGTTTGGTGGCGATCTCCTTTTTGCGGTCACATTGAGCTCTTCTTTGTGACCGGATTGCTGGGGATCTCCTTTTTCCGGTCACATTGAACTCTTCTTTGTGACCGGTTTGGTGGGAGTTTCCTTTTTGCGGTCACATTGAGCTCTTCTATGTGACCGGTTTGGCAGGGATCTCTTTTTTGCGGTCACATTGTGTTCTTCTATGTG from Cytobacillus dafuensis encodes:
- a CDS encoding Lrp/AsnC family transcriptional regulator, which gives rise to MKLTEKELEIVEILEKDARINSEDLAKMVNMSTEETNEAIKRLEDQKVIVKYMSVVDWAKVEGHAGLTAMIDVKVTPKRGVGFDEIAERIYRFPEVDSVYLMSGTYDLSVCIKGKSMNEVAQFVSQKLSTLESVISTTTHFILKKYKHDGTIFEAMDDDKRIVVSP
- a CDS encoding ring-cleaving dioxygenase, whose protein sequence is MNHLKGIHHVTAITSSAEKNYEFFTHVLGMRLVKKTVNQDDIQTYHLFFADDTGSAGTDMTFFDFPGIPKGVHGTNEISKTSFRVPNDAALDYWVKRFDRLEVKHTGIKVQFGKKTLSFVDFDDQHYQLISDENNKGVTSGTPWQKGPIPLEFAITGLGPIFVRIANFDYFKEMLEKVLLFKEIAQEESFHLFEVGEGGNGAQIIVEHNAILPTGSQGFGTVHHAAFRVEDRSVLEEWINRLENFGFNTSGYVNRHFFESLYARVAPHILFEFATDGPGFMGDEPYETLGEKLSLPPFLEPKREQIEKLVRPIDTVRSTIHFEKE
- a CDS encoding TetR/AcrR family transcriptional regulator, translated to MPKITFYNLPEDKKETLIHAVMKEFSRVPLYEASITNIIKSANIPRGSFYQYFENKEDAFFFLLNAVVKENKTSFLFMLKKNNGDLFETMIEFFQLIIREDENIHFLKNTFLNMTYKIETTFARSFTEEEMNEAFKEFCTEIDKSKLNISDNSELIHVLQIITAVTFRNIVAKYSRDISYEEAIENYIKEINFLKKGLYHN
- a CDS encoding GTP pyrophosphokinase; protein product: MKEQTPIKFDNMKALKTELIRFMMSYKFALEEMNTKIDILKQEFQYIHDYNPIEHVKSRLKSPESILKKSQRKGHVFSLPSIRENIRDIAGIRITCSFISDIYEISNMLQQQKDITLIDCKDYIKNPKPNGYQSLHLILQIPIFMSDREDHVYVEIQIRTIAMDFWASLEHKIYYKYNSKVPQRIIDDLKEAANSAAQLDAKMESIQKEMLKIKETSSDEENIHELMLNNERYHLPIDFLIPDLYSENK
- a CDS encoding nuclease-related domain-containing protein, with product MIFKPISESVELKLLRLLKRRMNLSTKEKQNYLNLEKGFEGEQKFAFFLENLSSEWIILNDLLLKK
- a CDS encoding nuclease-related domain-containing protein, with the translated sequence MYLFEVKNYEGDFYIDDNIWYSTNGNEIKNPLLQLSRCESLLRRSLQDFGINISIESNIIFINPEFTLFQAPLNLPIILPTQLNRFMKKLNMVTSKLNEKHIKLAEHLVSEHKNESIYTKLPEYDYQQLNKGITCTSCNSFLSPFSYKELVCDECGCKDNLESAVMRSVEEFSLLFPEKKITTSTTHEWCKVIDSKKAIRRILMRNLILFNHRRFSYFVFRNQDS